One stretch of Argiope bruennichi chromosome 3, qqArgBrue1.1, whole genome shotgun sequence DNA includes these proteins:
- the LOC129963427 gene encoding monocarboxylate transporter 12-like isoform X1 has protein sequence MVKRIDAPDSARSWAVAIAGCLINSLMSGLTRSTGLIYVALIDTFGASRFQANLPFTARIMIKNLGGPVVGALGQRFGPRNVTLAGGVLSSVGMLLCAFAPNIIWITILCGGVHGFGVSMASTLGLIMVTQWFMKHKATGTGLAFSGSCFGSLILPFLIEKMLENFGLFGCFILTGGLILNVLPAALLMKEPSWMQKSTKKTVQVVDTSGSPSRNGLEDCSELQNSSIIFRNKSKNQPTDSVLNSTDGINNLSFSSSTMDVRCDNINQTEETKSCEEKTSPIPPKAEDMQQQTSLLKAILIISCDPMFYMISISLATYAMVLDPVYIVLVDFMMDKGMTEKISKYFISAFSIGDLVGRLSFGWITDRKLMTVKTFMMMMQISHGVCYLLLAVFYDFYVLLFIVTLFGLITGASLVMIPILVQIYLPSVQSLAIGCIAFATGTPVLMVPFLIGYFRDEIGSYDGMVYAVGGVEVFIGSLWIFEPLLLKLRTKINKKKEMTVISI, from the exons ATGGTCAAAAGAATAGATGCTCCCGATTCGGCCAGGTCGTGGGCAGTAGCCATCGCCGGTTGTTTGATAAACTCCCTGATGTCAGGCTTAACGAGATCGACCGGACTCATATACGTCGCTCTAATCGATACCTTTGGAGCATCCAGGTTCCAAGCGAACTTGCCATTCACTGCCAGAATTATGATTAAGAATCTTGGAG GACCAGTGGTTGGAGCTCTCGGACAACGTTTCGGACCTAGAAACGTGACCTTGGCAGGGGGTGTCTTATCCTCCGTAGGAATGCTGCTCTGTGCCTTCGCACCAAACATCATATGGATCACAATTCTATGCGGCGGAGTGCACG GTTTCGGAGTTTCTATGGCGAGTACTTTGGGTCTAATTATGGTGACACAATGGTTCATGAAGCACAAAGCCACTGGAACTGGCCTTGCATTTTCTGGATCGTGTTTCGGCTCTTTAATTCTTCCCTTTCTCATAgagaaaatgttagaaaattttgGACTTTTTGGATGTTTCATATTGACTGGTGGATTAATCTTGAATGTCTTACCCGCTGCTCTTCTCATGAAAGAACCTTCCTGGATGCAGAAGAGTACAAAGAAGACAGTTCAAGTGGTTGACACATCCGGTAGTCCCAGTAGAAATGGATTGGAAGATTGCTCAGAACTccaaaattcttcaataattttcagaaataaaagtaaaaatcaacCAACAGATTCCGTTTTGAATAGCACCGATGGAATAAACAATCTATCTTTTTCAAGTTCTACAATGGACGTAAGATGTGATAATATAAATCAG ACAGAAGAGACAAAATCCTGCGAAGAAAAAACATCCCCTATTCCACCAAAAGCAGAGGACATGCAACAACAAACCTCACTTCTCAAAGCAATCCTCATCATAAGCTGCGATCCTATGTTCTACATGATCAGCATATCTCTGGCCACATATGCTATGGTCCTGGATCCCGTATACATCGTCTTAGTAGACTTCATGATGGACAAGGGAATGACCGAGAAGATATCGAAATACTTCATCAGTGCTTTCTCTATCGGCGATTTGGTCGGTCGGCTGAGTTTTGGATGGATCACAGATAGGAAACTAATGACGGTAAAAACTTTTATGATGATGATGCAGATTTCGCACGGAGTTTGCTATTTGCTGCTGGCAGTATTTTATGACTTTTATGTTTTGCTGTTCATTGTGACCCTTTTTGGGTTAATCACTGGAGCTTCTTTGGTCATGATTCCAATTCTTGTACAAATATATCTTCCTTCAGTGCAGTCTTTGGCAATAGGATGCATCGCCTTTGCAACTGGAACCCCAGTTCTAATGGTTCCTTTTCTAATTG gtTATTTTCGAGATGAAATTGGATCATACGATGGCATGGTATATGCTGTTGGAGGAGTTGAGGTTTTCATCGGTTCCCTGTGGATTTTCGAACCACTGCTTCTGAAACTCagaacaaagataaataaaaagaaagaaatgacagTAATATCGATTTAG
- the LOC129963427 gene encoding monocarboxylate transporter 7-like isoform X2 — translation MVKRIDAPDSARSWAVAIAGCLINSLMSGLTRSTGLIYVALIDTFGASRFQANLPFTARIMIKNLGGPVVGALGQRFGPRNVTLAGGVLSSVGMLLCAFAPNIIWITILCGGVHGFGVSMASTLGLIMVTQWFMKHKATGTGLAFSGSCFGSLILPFLIEKMLENFGLFGCFILTGGLILNVLPAALLMKEPSWMQKSTKKTVQVVDTSGSPSRNGLEDCSELQNSSIIFRNKSKNQPTDSVLNSTDGINNLSFSSSTMDVRCDNINQTEETKSCEEKTSPIPPKAEDMQQQTSLLKAILIISCDPMFYMISISLATYAMVLDPVYIVLVDFMMDKGMTEKISKYFISAFSIGDLVGRLSFGWITDRKLMTVIFEMKLDHTMAWYMLLEELRFSSVPCGFSNHCF, via the exons ATGGTCAAAAGAATAGATGCTCCCGATTCGGCCAGGTCGTGGGCAGTAGCCATCGCCGGTTGTTTGATAAACTCCCTGATGTCAGGCTTAACGAGATCGACCGGACTCATATACGTCGCTCTAATCGATACCTTTGGAGCATCCAGGTTCCAAGCGAACTTGCCATTCACTGCCAGAATTATGATTAAGAATCTTGGAG GACCAGTGGTTGGAGCTCTCGGACAACGTTTCGGACCTAGAAACGTGACCTTGGCAGGGGGTGTCTTATCCTCCGTAGGAATGCTGCTCTGTGCCTTCGCACCAAACATCATATGGATCACAATTCTATGCGGCGGAGTGCACG GTTTCGGAGTTTCTATGGCGAGTACTTTGGGTCTAATTATGGTGACACAATGGTTCATGAAGCACAAAGCCACTGGAACTGGCCTTGCATTTTCTGGATCGTGTTTCGGCTCTTTAATTCTTCCCTTTCTCATAgagaaaatgttagaaaattttgGACTTTTTGGATGTTTCATATTGACTGGTGGATTAATCTTGAATGTCTTACCCGCTGCTCTTCTCATGAAAGAACCTTCCTGGATGCAGAAGAGTACAAAGAAGACAGTTCAAGTGGTTGACACATCCGGTAGTCCCAGTAGAAATGGATTGGAAGATTGCTCAGAACTccaaaattcttcaataattttcagaaataaaagtaaaaatcaacCAACAGATTCCGTTTTGAATAGCACCGATGGAATAAACAATCTATCTTTTTCAAGTTCTACAATGGACGTAAGATGTGATAATATAAATCAG ACAGAAGAGACAAAATCCTGCGAAGAAAAAACATCCCCTATTCCACCAAAAGCAGAGGACATGCAACAACAAACCTCACTTCTCAAAGCAATCCTCATCATAAGCTGCGATCCTATGTTCTACATGATCAGCATATCTCTGGCCACATATGCTATGGTCCTGGATCCCGTATACATCGTCTTAGTAGACTTCATGATGGACAAGGGAATGACCGAGAAGATATCGAAATACTTCATCAGTGCTTTCTCTATCGGCGATTTGGTCGGTCGGCTGAGTTTTGGATGGATCACAGATAGGAAACTAATGACG gtTATTTTCGAGATGAAATTGGATCATACGATGGCATGGTATATGCTGTTGGAGGAGTTGAGGTTTTCATCGGTTCCCTGTGGATTTTCGAACCACTGCTTCTGA